In the Arthrobacter sp. 31Y genome, one interval contains:
- the rpmA gene encoding 50S ribosomal protein L27 yields the protein MAHKKGASSTRNGRDSNAQYLGVKRFGGQVVSAGEIIVRQRGTHFHPGAGVGRGGDDTLFALQAGSVEFGTRRGRRVVNIVAAAAAE from the coding sequence ATGGCACACAAAAAAGGCGCGAGTTCCACTCGCAACGGTCGTGACTCCAACGCTCAGTACCTGGGCGTCAAGCGTTTCGGTGGTCAGGTAGTTTCCGCTGGCGAGATCATCGTTCGCCAGCGTGGAACCCACTTCCACCCGGGTGCAGGCGTCGGTCGCGGTGGCGACGACACCCTGTTCGCACTGCAGGCCGGTTCGGTTGAGTTTGGTACTCGCCGCGGCCGTCGCGTAGTGAACATTGTTGCTGCTGCAGCTGCAGAGTAA
- the thiD gene encoding bifunctional hydroxymethylpyrimidine kinase/phosphomethylpyrimidine kinase: MTASTYSSVYPLDASADQTSARSIPRVLSIAGSDPSGGAGIQADLKSIAALGGYGMAAITALTAQNTVGVSAVHVPPAHFLRQQLEAISGDITIDAVKIGMLGDAAVIDQVRAWLEEVRPAVVVLDPVMVATSGDRLLRESAEKALRSLLPLADLITPNIPELAMLLGEPEAADWASALEQGKRLAAEYGNTVLVKGGHLPGPECPDALVNTTGLLSHDVVEVAGPRVATINSHGTGCSLSSALATVQARTGNWEASLREVKPWLLGALTTSEDLQVGQGNGPVNHFHSLQRASAPGAFAATMWKAAVPELESIYGLPFIQQLQSGALPERDFNYYLAQDAIYLNGYSRVLARAGALAPTEEEQLFWAKASQQCLEVESELHRNWLSTREAPTGTGPVTKSYVDHLLATSASGSYAVVLAAILPCYWLYAEVGQQLHAAYVDAGAPADHSYAAWLKTYADEDFAAATRKAINLTDAAGLAASGAERGAMMEAFTQSCRYETAFFDAPRLFA; encoded by the coding sequence TTGACTGCATCAACATACTCATCTGTGTACCCATTGGACGCGTCCGCCGATCAGACGTCAGCACGGTCAATCCCACGTGTTCTGAGCATCGCCGGCTCAGATCCGTCAGGCGGTGCCGGGATTCAGGCGGACCTCAAGAGCATCGCAGCGCTGGGCGGGTACGGCATGGCTGCCATTACGGCTCTCACCGCTCAGAACACTGTGGGAGTCAGTGCCGTCCATGTCCCTCCCGCGCACTTCCTTCGTCAGCAACTGGAGGCTATCAGCGGTGACATCACCATTGATGCCGTGAAGATCGGAATGCTCGGCGATGCTGCGGTCATTGACCAGGTGCGGGCTTGGCTCGAAGAGGTGCGCCCCGCCGTCGTGGTCCTTGACCCGGTGATGGTGGCCACCAGCGGTGACCGCTTGCTGAGGGAGTCCGCAGAGAAAGCCCTGCGTTCGTTACTGCCGCTGGCTGACCTCATTACGCCCAACATTCCGGAGCTCGCCATGTTGCTGGGGGAACCGGAAGCCGCAGACTGGGCTTCGGCGCTGGAACAAGGCAAGCGGCTCGCTGCGGAGTACGGAAACACGGTGCTGGTCAAAGGCGGCCATTTGCCAGGCCCGGAGTGCCCGGATGCTTTGGTGAACACCACCGGGCTGCTCTCGCACGACGTGGTGGAGGTGGCAGGTCCCCGTGTGGCGACGATCAACAGCCACGGAACCGGTTGTTCTTTATCGTCCGCCTTGGCCACCGTCCAAGCCCGCACGGGTAACTGGGAAGCTTCACTGAGGGAGGTAAAACCATGGCTGCTGGGGGCGTTGACAACCTCAGAAGACCTTCAGGTTGGGCAGGGCAACGGGCCGGTGAATCACTTCCACAGCCTCCAGCGGGCATCAGCGCCGGGCGCCTTTGCAGCGACGATGTGGAAGGCGGCCGTTCCGGAACTCGAATCCATCTACGGGCTTCCGTTTATTCAACAACTCCAATCCGGCGCACTTCCCGAACGTGATTTCAATTACTACCTCGCCCAGGATGCGATCTACCTTAATGGTTACTCCAGGGTCCTGGCACGTGCGGGCGCCCTTGCCCCCACGGAAGAAGAACAGCTGTTCTGGGCCAAGGCATCACAGCAGTGCCTGGAGGTTGAATCGGAGTTGCACAGGAACTGGCTCAGCACCCGCGAGGCGCCCACGGGAACCGGGCCGGTCACCAAGTCCTACGTGGACCATTTGCTGGCAACGTCTGCTTCCGGCAGTTACGCCGTGGTCCTTGCGGCGATCCTGCCTTGTTACTGGTTGTACGCGGAGGTGGGTCAGCAGCTCCATGCTGCCTACGTGGATGCCGGCGCCCCCGCAGATCATTCATATGCGGCCTGGCTGAAGACCTACGCCGACGAGGACTTCGCAGCGGCAACGCGGAAAGCGATCAATCTCACTGATGCTGCGGGCCTCGCGGCTTCTGGCGCGGAGAGGGGCGCCATGATGGAGGCCTTCACCCAGTCCTGCCGCTACGAGACCGCGTTCTTTGATGCGCCCAGGCTGTTTGCCTGA
- the obgE gene encoding GTPase ObgE — MASFVDRVVLHVSGGTGGHGCVSVKREKFKPLGGPDGGNGGNGGDVILRVSAQTTTLLDYHHAPHRHATNGGPGMGDWRGGKNGETLILPVPDGTVVKTKDGEVLADLVGEGTEYIAAAGGQGGLGNASLSSQKRRAPGFALLGIEGESSDVVLELKSIADIALVGFPSAGKSSLIAAMSAARPKIADYPFTTLIPNLGVVQAGEVRFTIADVPGLIEGASEGKGLGHNFLRHVERCAALVHVLDCGTLESDRDPLSDLAIIEAELEKYAVDMSYAGVDGEVVPLNERPKLVVLNKVDLPDGKDMAEFVRPDLEARGYRVFEVSATSHEGLRQLGFAMAEIVKAARDAVQTAPPKVAPPVLRPRAVNESGFKIRREEKNLEPLFRVLGEKPVRWVKQTDFTNEEAIGYLADRLAKLGVETELFKVGAKPGDTVVIGEDDGVVFDWEPTMMAGAELLATPRGTDIRVADIGDRPTRSQKRDEQIERRDAKAAARAELEAERKAGIWTESVSGRRAQAVKESHLDSGDDD; from the coding sequence GTGGCGAGCTTTGTAGACCGGGTAGTCCTGCACGTATCCGGCGGAACCGGCGGCCACGGCTGTGTCTCTGTCAAGCGGGAAAAGTTCAAGCCACTCGGCGGCCCTGACGGTGGCAACGGCGGCAATGGCGGCGACGTCATCCTTCGCGTGTCTGCCCAGACCACAACTTTGCTCGATTACCACCACGCTCCCCACCGCCACGCCACCAACGGCGGCCCCGGCATGGGTGACTGGCGAGGCGGCAAAAACGGTGAGACCCTGATTCTTCCTGTGCCCGACGGCACCGTGGTCAAGACCAAGGACGGCGAAGTCCTGGCTGACCTTGTTGGCGAGGGCACTGAGTACATTGCAGCCGCCGGCGGCCAGGGCGGCCTGGGCAACGCGTCCCTGTCATCGCAGAAGCGCCGGGCCCCGGGATTTGCGCTGCTGGGCATCGAAGGTGAATCCAGTGACGTCGTCCTGGAACTGAAGTCCATCGCAGATATCGCTCTGGTTGGCTTCCCCTCCGCCGGTAAGTCGAGCCTGATTGCAGCCATGTCTGCTGCCCGGCCCAAGATTGCCGACTACCCCTTCACTACTCTCATTCCCAACCTTGGCGTGGTGCAGGCAGGCGAGGTCCGCTTCACTATTGCTGATGTTCCTGGCCTGATTGAAGGTGCCAGTGAGGGTAAGGGCCTGGGCCATAACTTCCTGCGCCACGTGGAGCGGTGTGCCGCACTGGTGCACGTCCTCGACTGCGGAACCCTTGAATCAGACCGCGATCCTCTCTCCGACCTCGCCATCATTGAGGCCGAACTTGAGAAGTACGCGGTAGACATGAGCTACGCCGGCGTTGACGGTGAAGTGGTGCCCCTTAACGAGCGTCCCAAACTGGTGGTTCTCAACAAGGTGGACCTTCCGGACGGCAAAGACATGGCCGAGTTCGTCCGCCCGGACCTAGAAGCCCGCGGTTACCGTGTTTTCGAAGTATCGGCAACAAGCCACGAAGGTTTGCGCCAGCTCGGCTTCGCAATGGCTGAAATCGTCAAGGCAGCACGTGATGCCGTTCAGACAGCCCCGCCCAAGGTGGCTCCTCCCGTTCTGCGTCCGCGCGCCGTCAACGAGTCCGGCTTTAAGATCCGCCGCGAGGAGAAGAACCTCGAGCCGTTGTTCCGCGTCCTGGGCGAGAAGCCCGTGCGCTGGGTCAAGCAGACCGACTTCACCAACGAGGAAGCCATTGGCTACCTTGCCGACCGTCTTGCAAAGCTTGGCGTCGAAACTGAGCTCTTCAAGGTTGGTGCCAAGCCCGGCGACACCGTAGTCATCGGTGAGGACGACGGCGTGGTGTTCGATTGGGAGCCCACCATGATGGCCGGCGCCGAACTCCTTGCAACGCCCCGCGGTACTGACATCCGCGTTGCGGACATCGGCGACCGCCCCACGCGTTCACAGAAGCGCGATGAGCAGATCGAGCGCCGTGATGCCAAGGCTGCTGCGAGGGCCGAGCTTGAAGCTGAGCGCAAGGCAGGTATTTGGACTGAGTCTGTCAGCGGCCGCCGCGCCCAGGCAGTGAAGGAAAGCCACCTGGATTCCGGTGATGACGACTAG
- the rplU gene encoding 50S ribosomal protein L21 — MVYAIVRAGGRQEKVSVGDYVTLNRVPGGAGSTLELPALLLVDGEKVTSAAAELANVKVTAEILEDLRGPKIVIQKFKNKTGYRKRQGHRQELTKIKITSIA; from the coding sequence GTGGTGTACGCGATTGTCCGCGCAGGCGGCCGCCAAGAAAAAGTTTCCGTTGGAGACTACGTAACGCTGAACCGCGTCCCCGGTGGAGCCGGTAGCACGCTTGAGCTGCCCGCATTGCTCCTGGTTGATGGCGAGAAGGTCACCTCCGCAGCAGCGGAACTGGCCAACGTCAAGGTCACGGCTGAGATCCTCGAGGACCTTCGTGGTCCGAAGATCGTCATCCAGAAGTTCAAGAACAAGACCGGCTACCGGAAGCGTCAGGGTCACCGTCAGGAACTGACCAAGATCAAGATCACCAGCATCGCGTAA